A single window of Pseudoduganella plicata DNA harbors:
- a CDS encoding FeoA family protein yields the protein MTLAPSLINLDTLAAGKSGTVVHVAPTMGDSGEGADLARRLMELGFVPGEKIRMLKRGMPGGEPLAIKVGNATFALRRYEAALVAVQPE from the coding sequence ATGACCCTTGCCCCATCCCTGATCAATCTCGACACGCTGGCGGCCGGGAAGAGCGGTACGGTGGTACACGTCGCGCCGACCATGGGCGACAGTGGCGAAGGCGCGGATCTGGCCCGCCGGCTGATGGAGCTGGGCTTCGTGCCGGGCGAGAAAATCCGCATGCTCAAGCGCGGCATGCCGGGCGGGGAGCCGCTCGCGATCAAGGTCGGCAACGCCACCTTTGCCCTGCGCCGCTACGAAGCGGCCCTCGTGGCGGTCCAGCCGGAATAA